Proteins encoded within one genomic window of Verrucomicrobiia bacterium:
- a CDS encoding ferritin-like domain-containing protein, giving the protein MMKSSDFWCHHFQKRLKNPWSLYLSENPNIAFFSNKKLIRSLQAWQKGETSDGAHLKSAVKRSRFFKEDPYYFKAIECFIKEEQHHGEMLGQYLDSVGVKRLASDMGDFCFRKVRYFMGHIEIWTVTVLIIENMAELYYGILARRSGCPVLKRLCENILADEVWHIRFQCERLALMWRGRAKILLYLTQLGMVSLNGVVMVAVWLLHLQVFKLDQLNFMESNRKSFKKLKYVFQFINHFMSV; this is encoded by the coding sequence ATGATGAAATCTTCCGATTTTTGGTGTCATCATTTTCAAAAGAGGTTGAAAAATCCGTGGTCATTGTATTTATCTGAGAATCCTAATATTGCATTTTTCAGCAATAAAAAACTGATCCGATCTTTGCAGGCATGGCAAAAAGGAGAAACTTCAGATGGCGCTCACCTCAAATCTGCTGTAAAACGAAGCCGATTTTTTAAAGAGGATCCTTACTATTTCAAAGCAATCGAATGCTTTATTAAAGAAGAGCAGCATCATGGCGAAATGTTGGGACAGTATTTGGATTCGGTAGGAGTAAAAAGATTGGCGAGTGATATGGGTGACTTTTGTTTTAGGAAGGTAAGATATTTTATGGGCCATATCGAAATTTGGACGGTTACCGTTCTTATTATAGAAAATATGGCAGAACTTTATTATGGTATTTTAGCACGACGCTCGGGGTGTCCTGTTCTAAAACGACTTTGCGAAAATATTTTAGCCGATGAAGTTTGGCACATTAGATTTCAGTGTGAAAGATTGGCGCTTATGTGGCGGGGACGAGCTAAAATTCTATTATACTTAACCCAATTAGGCATGGTTTCACTTAATGGAGTTGTGATGGTGGCTGTTTGGTTGCTGCATTTACAAGTTTTTAAGTTGGATCAGCTTAACTTTATGGAATCTAATCGCAAAAGCTTTAAAAAATTAAAATATGTTTTTCAATTCATAAACCATTTTATGAGTGTTTAA
- the ispH gene encoding 4-hydroxy-3-methylbut-2-enyl diphosphate reductase, protein MKIKLAKAYGMCFGVKDAIQLAYQNAKSLTIWGELVHNPIVLEELQKRGAYINKTLENPETLENKRVMITAHGVSNHMRQSLASRAQHLFDGTCPLVKKAHHTLARLVEQGYHPVVIGQRHHVEVKGLTGDYPNAVVIEKEEDMVLLPAYPRLGVIAQTTFRVETVQAFLEILKRMRPYAEIKFCDTVCQPTKDRQNAVKELAKEVNLLIVIGGKNSNNSTQLVHLARELNCPVHKVERAEEICESWFDDSMTVGVTAGTSTPESTIQAVIKKLEAIQGRFNQEVA, encoded by the coding sequence ATGAAAATAAAACTAGCAAAAGCTTATGGCATGTGTTTTGGCGTTAAAGACGCTATTCAACTTGCCTATCAAAATGCAAAATCGCTCACTATTTGGGGTGAACTGGTGCATAACCCGATTGTTTTAGAAGAACTTCAAAAACGGGGCGCATATATTAATAAAACGTTGGAAAATCCTGAAACTTTAGAAAATAAAAGAGTAATGATTACGGCGCATGGTGTCTCGAATCATATGCGACAGTCCTTAGCAAGCCGTGCTCAACATCTTTTCGATGGCACTTGTCCACTTGTCAAAAAAGCGCATCACACTTTAGCGCGGTTAGTCGAGCAAGGTTATCATCCTGTGGTAATTGGTCAACGTCATCATGTTGAAGTCAAGGGATTAACAGGTGATTATCCCAATGCGGTAGTAATTGAAAAAGAAGAAGACATGGTTTTATTGCCTGCTTATCCACGTCTTGGAGTGATTGCGCAAACAACTTTTCGTGTAGAAACGGTGCAAGCATTTTTAGAGATCTTAAAAAGGATGCGACCTTATGCAGAAATTAAGTTTTGCGATACGGTGTGCCAACCCACGAAAGATCGACAGAATGCAGTGAAAGAATTAGCGAAAGAGGTGAATTTGCTCATCGTGATAGGAGGTAAAAATAGCAACAATAGCACTCAATTAGTTCATTTAGCTCGTGAATTAAATTGTCCGGTTCATAAAGTGGAGAGAGCCGAAGAAATTTGCGAATCATGGTTTGATGATTCTATGACAGTCGGCGTAACCGCAGGCACTTCGACTCCAGAATCTACGATTCAAGCGGTAATAAAAAAATTGGAAGCGATTCAGGGTCGCTTTAATCAGGAGGTCGCATGA
- a CDS encoding transcriptional regulator: MFNFDKIDKTIHEKARLSIMTLLATRECWSFQDLKTELKMSDGNLITHLRILYDAGLVSKSREHIDRPQTNYAMTEKGKISYQEYLNLLEQIIKTGKN; the protein is encoded by the coding sequence ATGTTTAATTTTGATAAAATTGATAAAACGATTCATGAGAAAGCCAGGTTATCCATCATGACTTTACTGGCGACGCGAGAATGTTGGAGTTTTCAAGATTTGAAAACAGAACTTAAAATGAGTGATGGAAATTTAATCACTCATTTAAGAATATTATATGATGCTGGTTTGGTCTCGAAAAGTCGTGAGCATATTGATCGCCCTCAAACGAATTATGCCATGACTGAAAAAGGCAAAATTTCTTATCAAGAGTATCTCAATTTATTGGAGCAAATTATTAAAACAGGGAAAAACTAA
- the hemE gene encoding uroporphyrinogen decarboxylase: MISSLFLQACRLQPVARPPVWMMRQAGRYLPEYRAVRAQVDFLTLCRTPDLAAEVTMQPVELLEVDAAVIFSDILLILDAMGLPLSFVNGDGPRFSKTISHEDEINELDITHITQKLSYVYNAIRITSQKLNTLNIPVIGFAGAPFTLAAYAIEGETSREFHRTKKFLFQNPAGFQKLLKKLSQAIVEHLDVQLTAGAQAVQIFDTWGGLLGREVYEKYVLPSMQEIFTSLKQRGCPTIFYMNGSTPHLENMARSGADVLSVDWRLPLTEVRKRIGKKVALQGNLDPTQLYASPDCIKEITLNMLREHPDPGYIVNLGHGILPDTPVNHVKAFLQTVRSR; the protein is encoded by the coding sequence ATGATTTCATCTTTGTTTTTACAGGCTTGTCGATTGCAGCCGGTGGCACGGCCTCCGGTTTGGATGATGCGTCAGGCAGGTCGTTATTTGCCAGAGTATCGTGCGGTGCGGGCGCAGGTCGATTTTTTGACTTTATGTCGAACTCCTGATTTAGCTGCTGAGGTGACGATGCAACCGGTCGAGTTGTTAGAGGTAGACGCGGCAGTTATTTTTTCAGATATTTTGTTAATTTTGGATGCGATGGGGTTACCATTAAGTTTTGTCAATGGTGATGGGCCTCGCTTTTCGAAAACGATTTCTCATGAAGATGAAATTAATGAACTAGACATAACCCATATCACACAAAAACTTTCTTACGTTTATAATGCGATTCGGATCACCTCTCAAAAGTTGAATACTTTGAATATTCCCGTGATTGGTTTTGCTGGTGCGCCTTTTACTTTAGCGGCTTACGCAATCGAAGGTGAAACGAGCCGTGAATTTCATCGCACTAAAAAATTTCTTTTTCAAAACCCCGCCGGATTTCAAAAACTTCTGAAGAAATTATCTCAAGCGATCGTTGAACATTTGGATGTTCAATTGACTGCAGGCGCTCAAGCGGTGCAAATTTTTGACACGTGGGGTGGGTTATTGGGGAGAGAAGTTTATGAAAAATATGTTTTGCCGAGCATGCAGGAAATTTTTACCTCATTAAAACAGCGCGGTTGTCCTACGATTTTTTATATGAATGGAAGCACGCCTCATTTAGAAAACATGGCTCGTTCTGGGGCGGATGTGCTTTCAGTAGATTGGCGGCTTCCCTTGACTGAAGTTAGAAAGCGAATTGGGAAAAAAGTTGCGTTGCAAGGTAATTTGGATCCCACACAACTTTATGCTTCACCCGATTGTATCAAAGAGATTACCTTGAATATGTTGCGCGAACATCCTGATCCAGGTTATATTGTGAACTTGGGTCATGGCATTTTGCCTGACACACCTGTGAATCATGTCAAAGCTTTCCTACAAACCGTCCGGTCCCGTTAA
- the hemN gene encoding oxygen-independent coproporphyrinogen III oxidase has translation MSKLSYKPSGPVKTTESFAVPTVDWKLIAKYDTSGPRYTSYPTAPQFTEEFTAHDLQETIHNANLQLNPPPLSLYFHLPFCESVCFFCGCNVTFTADRSRPHAYTQTLIQEMDLVKPLLQKRQKVHQLHWGGGTPTFFSPDQLNYLGEGIYQRFSFAENAEIGLEIDPRETKEEHLKVLSELGFNRLSMGIQDFDPTVQKAINRNQPETMTRNIIESAREHGFQSISVDLIYGLPHQSEKTFAKTLEKIIQLNPDRIALFNFAYLPEMIRHQKAIASDALPSAAEKFAILRRAITRFGEAGYRYIGMDHFAKPHDTLCQAQDQGTLSRNFQGYTTHGDCDLYAFGVSAISQIQNVYAQNQKNIHDYTKALANHQFATQRGIRLTPDDLLRREIIMTLMCHFSLDIQAIEKKYHILFADYFSEELKALSPFEKDELIRLSHNIIQITSTGRLLVRNLCMIFDAYLKQKPTQKFSRTI, from the coding sequence ATGTCAAAGCTTTCCTACAAACCGTCCGGTCCCGTTAAAACGACAGAGTCTTTTGCCGTTCCTACAGTCGATTGGAAACTCATTGCCAAATACGACACTTCGGGGCCGCGTTATACGAGTTACCCTACCGCGCCGCAATTTACGGAAGAATTCACGGCTCACGATTTGCAAGAAACAATTCACAATGCCAATCTTCAGCTTAACCCTCCTCCCCTCTCGCTTTATTTTCATCTTCCTTTTTGTGAGTCGGTCTGTTTTTTTTGCGGATGTAACGTAACTTTTACCGCAGATCGTTCTCGACCGCATGCTTATACTCAAACTTTAATTCAAGAAATGGATTTGGTTAAACCCTTGCTTCAAAAGCGGCAAAAAGTTCATCAACTGCATTGGGGTGGAGGCACGCCCACTTTTTTTTCACCCGATCAACTGAATTATTTGGGTGAAGGAATCTATCAACGCTTTTCATTCGCTGAAAATGCAGAAATTGGGTTGGAGATTGATCCTCGAGAAACCAAAGAGGAACATCTGAAAGTATTATCAGAATTGGGATTCAACCGGCTTTCCATGGGAATTCAGGATTTTGATCCAACCGTTCAAAAAGCGATTAATCGCAACCAACCCGAAACAATGACTCGAAACATTATCGAATCGGCTCGCGAGCACGGATTTCAAAGTATTTCTGTCGACCTCATTTATGGGCTTCCTCATCAATCTGAAAAGACTTTTGCCAAAACCTTGGAAAAAATTATCCAACTCAATCCTGATCGCATTGCACTTTTTAATTTTGCTTATTTACCGGAAATGATTCGACATCAAAAAGCCATTGCCTCAGACGCCTTACCTTCCGCTGCTGAAAAATTTGCTATTCTGCGGCGTGCCATCACTCGATTTGGTGAAGCGGGTTATCGCTACATTGGCATGGATCACTTTGCTAAACCTCACGACACGTTATGCCAGGCACAAGACCAAGGCACGCTCTCTCGCAATTTTCAAGGCTACACCACACATGGCGATTGCGATCTTTACGCGTTTGGCGTTTCGGCCATTAGCCAAATTCAGAATGTTTACGCACAAAATCAAAAGAATATTCATGATTACACCAAGGCGCTTGCGAACCATCAATTTGCCACGCAGCGCGGCATTCGACTTACTCCAGACGACTTATTGCGACGTGAAATCATCATGACTTTGATGTGCCATTTTTCACTAGATATCCAGGCTATCGAGAAAAAATATCACATCCTTTTTGCTGATTATTTTTCTGAAGAGTTAAAAGCGTTGTCACCTTTTGAAAAAGATGAGTTAATTCGCTTGAGTCATAATATCATCCAAATCACATCCACGGGTCGTCTTTTGGTTCGCAATCTCTGTATGATTTTTGATGCCTATTTAAAACAAAAACCCACTCAAAAATTTTCTCGAACCATCTAA
- the hemH gene encoding ferrochelatase — MKAVLLVNLGSPDSPNVPDVRRYLREFLSDPCVIDSPWIVRQLVLNLFILPFRPKQSAAAYQTIWTQEGSPLLVISRQVQSLLQQQVSLPVALAMRYGNPSISKILQLLHEQGITELFLIPLYPHYAMSSYETVVKKVQETLREMKSKIQLTIQPPFYNEPHYIKALVESATPYLQQDYDHLLFSFHGIPERHIKKADISGCHCLIQPDCCETPNPVHQVCYRAQTRKTVAAFVKAAGISENKFSITYQSRLGRDPWLKPYTDLELERFPKAGIKKLLVICPAFVSDCLETLEEIAERGKESFLEAGGKNFTMIPCLNTHPAWVDTLKFFIQNFMK, encoded by the coding sequence ATGAAAGCTGTTCTTCTCGTTAATTTAGGTTCCCCCGATTCGCCAAACGTGCCGGATGTGCGACGTTATTTGCGAGAATTTCTTTCGGATCCGTGCGTAATTGACTCTCCTTGGATTGTTCGGCAACTCGTTCTCAATCTTTTCATTTTGCCTTTTCGCCCTAAACAATCTGCAGCCGCTTACCAAACTATTTGGACACAAGAAGGTTCTCCATTACTTGTCATTAGCCGCCAGGTTCAATCACTTTTGCAACAACAAGTTTCCTTGCCCGTGGCGCTTGCTATGCGCTATGGCAATCCTTCCATTTCCAAAATTCTTCAACTACTTCACGAACAAGGAATCACAGAGCTATTTCTCATTCCGCTTTATCCGCATTATGCGATGTCCAGCTACGAAACGGTGGTAAAGAAAGTTCAAGAAACTCTTCGTGAAATGAAGTCGAAGATTCAACTTACGATTCAACCTCCTTTTTACAATGAACCACATTACATTAAGGCATTAGTGGAATCTGCGACACCTTATTTACAGCAAGACTACGATCATCTGCTGTTTAGTTTTCATGGAATTCCTGAAAGGCACATTAAAAAAGCGGATATTTCGGGCTGTCATTGTTTGATTCAACCCGATTGCTGCGAAACCCCTAACCCAGTTCATCAAGTTTGTTATCGTGCTCAAACTCGAAAAACGGTGGCTGCATTTGTGAAGGCGGCAGGAATTTCTGAAAATAAATTTTCGATCACCTATCAATCCCGTCTGGGACGCGATCCCTGGTTAAAACCTTATACTGATTTAGAGTTAGAACGCTTTCCTAAAGCGGGCATTAAAAAATTATTGGTTATTTGTCCAGCATTTGTATCAGACTGCTTAGAAACACTCGAAGAAATCGCTGAACGCGGTAAAGAAAGTTTTCTGGAGGCGGGTGGTAAAAATTTTACAATGATTCCCTGTCTCAACACGCATCCTGCCTGGGTTGATACTTTGAAATTTTTTATTCAAAATTTTATGAAATAA
- a CDS encoding ABC transporter ATP-binding protein: MDNPSIKLAVHVQNLKKTFGLGSAAVHALNGVNFDAREGEILLIVGPSGCGKTTLLSLIAGTLDIDEGEVDVFETPLHRLSKREVTLFRRKNVGFIFQQFNLIPTLSCVENVSVPLLINGISYTEAEARASRMMAKVGLGGREKEQPLNLSGGQQQRVAIARALVHEPRLVICDEPTSALDSETGAKIMELLQEVVKAPGRTVIAVTHDSRIFHYADRMTEMLDGKVARVHEVKEKGMSGFLH; encoded by the coding sequence GTGGATAATCCTTCCATAAAATTGGCTGTGCATGTGCAAAATCTGAAAAAAACTTTCGGACTGGGAAGCGCTGCAGTGCATGCTTTGAATGGAGTTAATTTTGACGCGCGCGAAGGAGAAATTTTATTGATTGTGGGACCTTCAGGATGCGGCAAAACTACGTTGTTAAGTTTAATCGCTGGCACTTTGGATATTGATGAAGGTGAGGTTGACGTGTTTGAAACACCGTTGCATCGGTTGAGTAAAAGGGAGGTCACACTTTTTCGTCGAAAAAATGTGGGTTTCATTTTTCAGCAATTTAATTTAATTCCGACACTCAGTTGTGTGGAAAATGTGAGTGTTCCTTTGTTGATTAATGGGATTTCCTACACCGAAGCCGAAGCGCGAGCGAGTCGAATGATGGCCAAGGTAGGGTTAGGAGGACGAGAAAAAGAGCAGCCTTTGAATTTATCTGGAGGCCAGCAACAACGCGTTGCGATTGCGCGCGCGTTGGTGCATGAGCCAAGGCTTGTGATTTGTGATGAACCTACTTCGGCATTGGATAGTGAAACGGGCGCAAAAATTATGGAGTTGTTGCAGGAAGTTGTCAAAGCGCCTGGGCGCACAGTGATTGCGGTGACTCATGATTCTCGCATTTTTCATTATGCTGATCGCATGACCGAGATGTTGGATGGCAAAGTGGCGCGTGTGCATGAGGTTAAAGAAAAGGGGATGTCTGGATTTCTTCATTAA
- a CDS encoding ABC transporter permease encodes MIRLALKMLMGDRGKYWMLLSGITFSTLLMTQQSSIFCGIMIWTTGTIRNVRAPIWVVDPTVEQVNEIKPLRDTDMGRVRSVDGVLWAMPLFSGLVQTKLADGSFKFVQLIGLDATTMVGRPAKMIKGNIEDLRLPNTVVIDSLGVQRLSAGSKKIDIGDIFEINDREARVVGICETERSFTGTPYVFATYEQALEYAPKTRKMLSFVIATPQAGKTPSEVASNIEKETGLKAFTEDNFFWATIHWYIKNTGIPVAFGMTIILGFIVGVAVCGQTFYSFILDNLRNLGAFKAMGASDRMLATMLIMQALAVGFLGYGCGLGLAALFGFSVLEKGQPPFYMPQILPLATLLAILMICVFAALLGIRKIRKLEPAIVFRG; translated from the coding sequence ATGATTCGCCTAGCGTTAAAAATGTTGATGGGCGATCGAGGTAAATATTGGATGCTTTTGAGCGGCATTACTTTTTCTACGTTGCTGATGACTCAGCAAAGTTCCATTTTTTGTGGCATTATGATTTGGACGACAGGCACGATTCGCAATGTGCGAGCGCCTATTTGGGTGGTGGATCCCACGGTGGAGCAGGTAAATGAGATTAAACCATTACGCGATACGGACATGGGTCGTGTGCGATCGGTGGACGGGGTTTTGTGGGCCATGCCGCTATTTTCAGGGCTCGTTCAAACCAAATTGGCAGATGGAAGTTTTAAATTTGTTCAGTTGATTGGTTTAGATGCCACGACGATGGTAGGGCGTCCGGCAAAAATGATTAAGGGTAATATTGAAGATTTGCGTTTGCCCAACACGGTGGTGATTGATTCATTGGGTGTGCAACGGTTGAGTGCGGGATCTAAAAAAATTGATATTGGCGATATTTTTGAAATTAACGATCGTGAGGCGCGTGTGGTTGGAATTTGTGAAACAGAACGCTCGTTTACCGGCACGCCTTATGTTTTTGCAACTTATGAACAGGCTTTGGAATATGCGCCCAAGACTCGGAAAATGCTAAGTTTTGTGATTGCGACCCCACAAGCGGGTAAAACGCCAAGCGAAGTTGCCAGTAACATCGAAAAAGAAACGGGGCTGAAAGCGTTTACTGAAGATAATTTTTTTTGGGCCACGATTCATTGGTATATTAAAAATACGGGGATTCCGGTTGCATTTGGGATGACAATTATTTTGGGTTTTATCGTGGGCGTGGCGGTTTGCGGACAAACTTTCTACAGTTTTATTTTAGACAATCTACGTAATTTAGGCGCTTTTAAGGCGATGGGCGCTAGCGATAGGATGTTGGCAACGATGTTGATTATGCAAGCCTTGGCTGTTGGGTTTTTAGGTTATGGATGTGGGTTGGGGTTGGCCGCGCTTTTTGGTTTTTCGGTTTTGGAAAAGGGTCAGCCGCCTTTTTATATGCCGCAAATTTTACCTTTGGCAACGTTGCTCGCGATTTTGATGATTTGTGTTTTTGCAGCTTTGCTAGGGATTCGTAAAATTCGAAAACTCGAACCTGCTATTGTTTTCCGTGGATAA
- the gcvP gene encoding aminomethyl-transferring glycine dehydrogenase yields MPLSLTELLESSHTFLDRHLGPNSSEQEEMLKSLGYSSMDAFIEALVPRAIVTHSPLQLPEPASEQEALEELRTIAEKNRVAKSYLGMGYYPCFTPPVIQRNVLENPAWYTSYTPYQAEVAQGRLEALLNFQTMVTDLTAMDIANASLLDEATAAAEAMTFCYGIKGKLEKNVFFVSDQCHPQTLEIIRTRAEPLHLQVLVGDAATFKPNDQIFAVLLQYPGSDGGVLDYEKLIQAVHGVNALAIVAADLLSLTLLRPPGEFGADVVVGSAQRFGVPMGYGGPHAAFFATRDTLKRQMPGRLIGVSKDVQGNPALRLSLQTREQHIRRDKATSNICTAQVLLAVMASMYAVYHGPDGLKQIAQRVHGLTKLLAEGLKRLGFSLKYSLFFDTLCISVEETDVIRGRAMAQNVNLRYWDHHTISVALDETTTLKDVEILLEIFSGEKLSFSLQDIAKKISTTFSTPHARTSHFLAHPIFHRHHTETEMLRYLRQLNLKDISLATSMIPLGSCTMKLNATAEMMPITWSAFSQLHPFAPLEQAQGYQVLFHQLEKWLMEMTGFAAVSLQPNAGSQGEFAGLLAIRHYHQNRGQSQRNVCLIPVSAHGTNPASAKMAGFQVVVVKCDEQGNIDLNDLRSKAESNRESLAVLMITYPSTHGVFEENIKEVCEVVHQYGGQVYLDGANMNAQVGLCRPAEIGADVCHLNLHKTFCIPHGGGGPGVGPIGVASHLVDFLPNHSVVSVGQGKGGAISAAPWGSASILAISWMYIRMLGASGLTQATRVAVLSANYIAKRLGEYFPVLYQGDHGLVAHECILDCRKWKDIGVEVEDIAKRLIDYGFHAPTMSWPEPGTLMVEPTESESKEEIDRFCDAMIAIYQEIKKVESGQWDQKNNPLKHAPHTAAQLSAQEWPFSYSREEAAYPVAWLRTYKYWPPVSRVDNVYGDRNLFCSCLPVSDSE; encoded by the coding sequence ATGCCTTTGTCATTAACGGAATTATTGGAGTCGTCTCATACTTTTTTGGATCGGCATTTGGGTCCTAATTCTTCTGAACAAGAAGAAATGTTGAAAAGTTTGGGTTATTCTTCAATGGACGCATTTATTGAAGCGTTAGTGCCTCGTGCCATTGTTACGCACTCACCATTACAACTACCGGAACCCGCTAGTGAACAGGAAGCATTGGAGGAGCTGCGCACGATCGCGGAAAAAAATCGCGTGGCAAAATCTTATTTGGGAATGGGTTATTATCCCTGTTTCACGCCGCCAGTGATTCAGCGCAATGTTTTGGAAAATCCAGCCTGGTATACTTCTTACACGCCTTATCAAGCTGAGGTGGCTCAGGGACGTTTGGAAGCATTATTAAATTTTCAAACGATGGTAACCGATTTGACTGCTATGGACATTGCTAATGCTTCGCTTTTAGACGAGGCCACAGCGGCAGCAGAAGCGATGACATTTTGTTATGGTATCAAAGGCAAACTCGAAAAAAATGTTTTTTTTGTTTCGGATCAATGTCATCCACAAACTTTAGAAATTATCCGAACGCGTGCTGAACCGCTTCATTTGCAGGTTTTAGTAGGTGATGCGGCAACGTTTAAGCCGAACGATCAAATTTTTGCCGTTTTATTACAATATCCGGGTTCCGATGGTGGGGTATTGGATTACGAAAAATTGATTCAAGCGGTTCATGGCGTTAATGCATTGGCCATTGTTGCTGCGGATTTGTTAAGTTTAACTTTATTGCGGCCGCCGGGCGAATTCGGAGCGGACGTGGTGGTGGGAAGTGCTCAACGTTTTGGTGTGCCAATGGGCTACGGAGGGCCCCATGCGGCTTTTTTTGCAACGCGCGATACTTTGAAACGGCAAATGCCAGGTCGTCTCATAGGCGTTTCAAAAGATGTCCAAGGCAATCCTGCTTTGCGACTTTCTTTGCAAACGCGCGAGCAACATATTCGTCGTGATAAAGCGACGAGCAATATTTGCACGGCACAAGTTTTGCTCGCCGTCATGGCTTCCATGTATGCCGTTTATCATGGGCCTGATGGTTTGAAACAAATTGCGCAACGAGTTCATGGTTTAACTAAACTATTAGCAGAAGGGCTCAAGCGACTTGGTTTTTCCCTAAAATATTCACTTTTTTTCGACACCCTTTGTATTTCTGTTGAGGAAACCGATGTCATTCGAGGTCGGGCTATGGCACAGAATGTTAATTTGCGCTACTGGGATCACCACACCATTAGCGTGGCTCTGGACGAAACAACGACATTGAAAGATGTCGAAATTTTGTTGGAAATTTTTAGTGGTGAAAAACTTTCTTTTTCTTTGCAAGACATTGCTAAGAAAATTTCAACTACTTTTTCAACGCCTCACGCTCGAACTTCCCATTTTTTAGCGCATCCGATTTTTCATCGTCATCACACGGAAACGGAAATGTTGCGTTATTTGCGACAATTGAATTTGAAAGATATTTCCCTAGCGACTTCGATGATTCCTTTGGGTTCGTGCACAATGAAGTTAAACGCCACAGCGGAAATGATGCCTATTACGTGGTCGGCATTTTCGCAGTTGCATCCTTTTGCGCCTTTGGAACAAGCGCAAGGTTATCAGGTTTTGTTTCATCAATTAGAAAAATGGTTGATGGAAATGACGGGGTTTGCTGCAGTTTCCTTGCAACCTAATGCAGGTTCGCAAGGCGAGTTTGCTGGGTTGCTAGCGATTCGTCATTATCATCAAAATCGTGGTCAATCGCAGCGTAATGTTTGTTTGATTCCTGTTTCAGCTCATGGCACAAATCCCGCTAGTGCGAAGATGGCTGGGTTTCAGGTGGTGGTTGTGAAATGTGATGAGCAGGGTAATATTGATCTGAACGATTTACGAAGCAAAGCTGAATCGAATCGCGAGTCACTAGCAGTTTTGATGATTACTTATCCTTCAACGCACGGCGTTTTTGAGGAAAATATTAAAGAGGTGTGCGAAGTGGTGCATCAATATGGAGGTCAGGTTTATTTGGATGGCGCGAATATGAATGCTCAAGTGGGTTTGTGTCGGCCTGCGGAGATTGGTGCGGATGTGTGTCATTTGAATTTACATAAAACGTTTTGTATTCCGCATGGAGGAGGAGGACCAGGAGTCGGACCAATTGGGGTCGCTTCGCATTTGGTCGATTTTTTACCGAATCATTCTGTAGTGTCTGTGGGGCAAGGTAAGGGAGGGGCGATTTCCGCAGCGCCTTGGGGAAGTGCGAGTATTTTAGCGATTTCCTGGATGTATATTCGGATGTTGGGAGCATCGGGATTAACGCAAGCGACTCGCGTTGCAGTGTTGAGCGCTAATTATATTGCCAAACGATTAGGCGAATATTTTCCTGTTTTATATCAAGGTGATCATGGATTGGTGGCACATGAATGCATTTTAGATTGTCGTAAATGGAAAGATATTGGCGTGGAAGTAGAAGATATTGCCAAGCGTTTGATCGATTACGGTTTTCATGCGCCTACGATGTCCTGGCCAGAACCTGGCACTCTCATGGTTGAACCAACCGAAAGTGAATCGAAAGAGGAGATCGACCGATTTTGTGATGCGATGATTGCGATTTATCAGGAGATTAAAAAAGTTGAATCGGGCCAGTGGGATCAAAAAAATAATCCTTTGAAACACGCACCTCATACGGCAGCTCAATTAAGTGCTCAAGAATGGCCCTTTAGTTATTCTCGTGAAGAAGCGGCTTATCCTGTAGCTTGGTTGCGAACTTATAAATATTGGCCGCCTGTTTCGCGTGTGGATAATGTGTATGGCGATCGCAATCTTTTTTGTAGTTGTTTACCGGTGAGCGATAGTGAGTAG
- the gcvH gene encoding glycine cleavage system protein GcvH, whose product MNVPNQLKYAASHEWLSVQNDIGTIGITDHAQQELSDVVYVQLPEVGRKVATKEATAVVESVKAASDIYSPVSGEVVEVNTALENDPALVNSEPYEKGWIFKVKLSQPDETNALMDAANYSKQIGA is encoded by the coding sequence ATGAATGTTCCTAATCAACTTAAATATGCTGCTTCTCACGAATGGTTATCTGTTCAAAATGATATTGGCACGATAGGTATTACTGATCATGCTCAGCAAGAATTGTCGGATGTGGTTTATGTCCAACTTCCCGAAGTGGGACGAAAAGTGGCAACCAAAGAGGCCACAGCAGTGGTAGAATCTGTTAAGGCTGCCTCCGATATTTATTCACCTGTGAGTGGAGAGGTTGTCGAAGTCAATACTGCGCTAGAAAATGATCCGGCATTGGTGAATAGCGAGCCTTACGAGAAAGGGTGGATTTTTAAAGTGAAACTTTCTCAACCCGATGAGACCAATGCGCTGATGGATGCAGCAAATTATTCCAAACAAATTGGCGCTTAG